The genomic region GATTAGAAAATTTAAAACCGGCTAAAGGTAGCGTTAAAAAAATCAAACGAGTGGGCCGTGGTCAAGGAAGCGGCATGGGAAAGACGGCCACAAGGGGCGGTAAAGGCCAAACCGCAAGGACAGGCTATAAGGCTAAAAGAGGCTTTGAAGGAGGGCAACAACCCTTACAACGCCGTTTGCCTAAAATAGGTTTTAGGACTAAAGATTCTCATATCTATTCTATCAATGTAGAAAAGAATGGAGCGATTAAAAATTTAGAAGAAATCACTTTTTCAAGCTTGCGCGCTTTGCACCATTTCCCCCTTTATATTGAAGGCGTGAAATTGATCGGTAAAGACGCTAAAAACCTAGCTTCTAAAATTAAAGATGAGAGAATCAAAACAAGCGGGCAGAAGTAATGCCCTTATCAGCTTGATTGGAGAGGAATAAGTTAATATGAATAAAGCTATTGCTAGTAAGATACTCATCACTTTGGGTTTTTTATTTCTCTACAGAGTCTTAGCTTATATCCCCATTCCTGGCGTAGATTTAGCAGCGATCAAGGCTTTTTTTGACAGCAATTCCAACAACGCTTTGGGGTTGTTTAACATGTTTAGCGGGAATGCGGTTTCTCGCTTGAGCATTATCTCTTTGGGTATCATGCCTTATATCACTTCTTCAATTATCATGGAGCTTTTGAGCGCGACTTTCCCCAACCTGGCTAAAATGAAAAAAGAGCGAGACGGCATGCAAAAATACATGCAAATTGTGCGCTATTTGACCATTTTAATCACCCTAATCCAAGCGGTGAGCGTTTCAGTGGGCTTAAGGAGCATTAGCGGAGGAGTCAATGGAGCGATCATGATTGATATGCAAGTCTTTATGATCGTTTCAGCGTTTTCTATGCTTACAGGGACGATGCTGCTCATGTGGATAGGGGAGCAAATCACGCAAAGGGGCGTGGGGAATGGGATCAGTCTCATTATTTTTGCCGGGATTGTTTCAGGGATCCCATCGGCTATTTCAGGCACATTCAACTTGGTCAATACGGGCGTTATTAATATCTTAATGCTCATTGGTATTGTGCTGATTGTTTTAGCGACTATTTTTGCGATTATCTATGTGGAATTAGCCGAGCGCAGGATCCCTATTTCTTATGCGCGTAAAGTGGTGATGCAAAACCAAAACAAGCGCATCATGAATTACATTCCCATTAAGTTGAATTTAAGCGGGGTGATCCCTCCTATTTTCGCTTCAGCTTTGCTCGTGTTCCCTTCTACGATTTTGCAGCAAGCCACAAGCAACAAAACCTTGCAAGCGATTGCGGATTTTTTAAGCCCGCAAGGGTATGCGTATAATATTTTGATGTTCTTACTCATTATCTTTTTTGCTTACTTTTATTCTTCTATCGTGTTCAATTCTAAGGATATTGCGGATAATTTAAGGCGTAATGGCGGGTATATTCCAGGGCTTAGGCCTGGAGAGGGGACTTCATCGTTTTTAAATTCTGTAGCGAGCAAGCTCACTTTGTGGGGTTCGTTGTATTTAGCGCTCATTTCTACCGTGCCTTGGATTCTGGTTAAGGCTATGGGCGTGCCTTTTTATTTTGGAGGCACGGCGGTGCTGATTGTGGTTCAAGTCGCTATTGACACCATGAAAAAGATTGAAGCGCAAATTTATATGAGCAAGTATAAAACTTTAAGCGCGGTAGGCTTTTAATGGCGATCTCTATTAAAAGCCCAAAAGAAATCAAAGCTCTAAGAAAAGCTGGGGAATTGACCGCACAAGCGTTAGCCCTTTTAGAGCGAGAAGTAAGGCCTGGGGTTTCACTTTTAGAGCTGGATAAAATGGCTGAAGATTTTATCAAATCCTCGCATGCTAGGCCTGCTTTTAAGGGGCTCTATGGTTTCCCTAACTCTGTGTGCATGTCCTTAAATGAGGTGGTCATTCATGGCATTCCTACGGATTATGTTTTACAAGAAGGGGATATTATAGGCTTGGATTTGGGGGTGGAGGTGGATGGCTATTATGGCGATTCAGCCCTCACGCTTCCCATAGGCGCGATAAGCCCGCAAGATGAAAAATTGCTCGCTTGCTCTAAAGAGAGCTTGATGCATGCCATTAATTCAATCAGGGTGGGCATGCATTTTAAAGAGTTGAGTCAGATTTTAGAGAGCGCTATTACAGAAAGGGGCTTTGTGCCTTTGAAAGGATTTTGTGGGCATGGCATTGGTAAAAAACCCCATGAAGAGCCAGAAATCCCCAACTACCTAGAAAAAGGCGTCAAGGCTAATAGCGGCCCTAAAATCAAAGAGGGCATGGTATTTTGCTTAGAGCCTATGGTGTGTCAAAAACAGGGCGAGCCTAAAATACTAGCGGATAAGTGGAGCGTGGTTTCAGTGGATGGGCTTAACACAAGCCACCATGAGCATACTATCGCTATAGTTGGCAATAAAGCAGTGATTCTTACGGAGCGTTAATGGCAAGAGATGATGTTATAGAAGTGGATGGAAAAGTGATTGAGGCGTTGCCTAACGCCACTTTTAAGGTGGAATTAGACAATAAGCATGTGGTGTTGTGCCGTATTTCTGGAAAGATGCGCATGCACTATATTAGGATTGCTTTAGGCGATAGGGTCAAGCTAGAGCTTACGCCCTATAGCTTAGACAAGGGTCGGATAACTTTTAGATATAAATGAATTTAAGGGTTATTTCAATGAAAATATGTTAGTATAAAAGCTTTTAATAGTGCCTAATTTTTTCAAAGGAGAAAAATCATGAAAGTCAGGCCATCAGTGAAAAAGATGTGCGATAAGTGCAAAATCATTAAAAGAAGGGGCGTTATTAGAGTGATCTGCGCTACCCCTAAACACAAACAAAGACAAGGATAAAGCATGGCAAGGATTGCTGGTGTGGATTTACCAAAAAAGAAGAGAGTAGAGTATGCCCTTACCTATATTTATGGGATTGGGCTTAAGAGTTCCAGAGAGATTTTAGAAGCGGTAGGCATTTCTTTTGACAAGCGCGTGCATGAATTGAGTGAAGATGAAGTGTCTAGTATCGCTAAAAAAATCCAACAAAGCTACCTAGTAGAGGGCGATTTGCGTAAAAAAGTTCAAATGGATATTAAATCTTTAATGGACTTAGGGAATTATCGTGGGATCAGGCATCGTAAGGGTCTTCCTGTAAGAGGCCAAACCACCAAAAATAATGCTAGGACTCGTAAGGGTAAGAAAAAAACCGTGGGTAGCAAGTAGCGGATAAGGAGATGATGATTTAATGGCTAAGAGAAATGTAACGGCTAAAAAGAAAGTAGTCAAAAAGAATATTGCTAGAGGGGTTGTTTATATTTCAGCGACCTTTAATAATACCAACATCACTATCACTGATGAAATGGGTAATGTGATTTGCTGGAGCACGGCGGGCGGTTTAGGGTTTAAAGGCTCTAAAAAATCCACCCCTTATGCGGCCCAACAAGCTGTAGAAAGCGCTCTAAGCAAGGCTAAAGAGCATGGCGTTAAAGAAGTGGGCATTAAGGTTCAAGGGCCAGGAAGTGGGCGTGAGACCGCTATTAAGAGCGTGGGCGCGACAGAGGGCGTTAAAGTGCTTTGGATTAAAGACATCACCCCGCTCCCTCATAATGGTTGCAGACCCCCTAAAAGAAGAAGAGTGTAAGGAGGCTTTATGGCAAGATATAGAGGCGCAGTAGAAAGACTAGAAAGGCGTTTTGGGGTTTCTTTAGCTTTAAAAGGTGAAAGGCGATTGAGCGGGAAGAGCGCACTAGATAAAAGGGCTTATGGGCCAGGCCAGCATGGGCAAAGACGCGCTAAGACTTCTGATTACGGGTTGCAATTGAAAGAAAAGCAAAAAGCTAAAATGATGTATGGCATTTCTGAAAAGCAATTCAGGAGTATTTTTGTGGAAGCCAATCGCTTGGACGGCAATACGGGTGAAAACCTTATCCGCTTGATTGAAAGAAGATTGGATAATGTTGTCTATCGCATGGGGTTTGCGACCACTAGAAGCTCTGCTAGGCAATTGGTAACGCATGGGCATGTGCTTGTGGATGGTAAGCGTTTGGATATTCCCTCTTATTTCGTGCGTTCAGGGCAAAAAATTGAGATCAAAGAAAAAACCAAGAGCAACCCTCAAGTGGTGCGCGCGATGGAATTGACGGCTCAAACAGGGATTGTGCCATGGATTGATGTGGAAAAAGATAAAAAATACGGCATCTTCACCCGCTACCCTGAAAGAGAAGAAGTGGTTGTCCCTATTGAAGAAAGACTCATTGTAGAATTGTATTCTAAGTAAGGGGTTAGAGCATGAAAGTTATCAAAACAGCACCTTTGATCCCATCAGAAATTAAGGTGCTAGAGAAAGAGGGCAATCGGGTTAAGATTTCTCTGGCTCCATTTGAGTTTGGTTACGCTGTTACGCTCGCTCATCCTATTAGAAGACTCTTGCTTTTAAGCTCTGTGGGGTATGCTCCTGTAGGTTTAAAGATTGAAGGTGTGCATCATGAGTTTGACTCTTTAAGGGGGGTTACTGAAGATGTGTCGCTTTTTATCATGAATTTAAAGAATATCCGCTTTATAGCTAAGGCGTTAGTGGGGCAGGATAGCTCTTTAGAAAACCAATCGGTTGTGGTGGATTATTCTTTTAAAGGGCCTATGGAGCTTAGGGCTAGGGATTTGAATTCTGAGCATATAGAAATCGTCAATCCGGAAATGCCCCTAGCGACAATCAACGAAGACGCTCAATTGAATTTTTCGCTCATTATCTATAAAGGAATGGGGTATGTCCCAAGCGAAAACACAAGGGAATTGATGCCTGAGGGCTACATGCCATTAGACGGATCTTTCACGCCGATTAAAAAGGTCGTTTATGAGATTGAAAATGTTTTGGTTGAGGGCGATCCCAACTATGAAAAAATCATTTTTGATATTGAAACAGACGGGCAGATTGACCCTTATAAAGCGTTTTTATCAGCGGTGAAAGTGATGAGCAAGCAACTGGGCGTTTTTGGCGAAAGACCCATTGCTAACACGGAGTATTCAGGCGATTACGCTCAAAGAGATGACGCTAAAGATTTGAGCGCTAAGATTGAAAGCATGAATTTGAGTGCCAGGTGTTTTAATTGCTTGGATAAAATCGGCATCAAGTATGTGGGCGAACTCGTGTTGATGAGCGAAGGAGAGCTTAAGGGCGTGAAAAACATGGGTAAAAAATCCTATGATGAAATCGCTGAAAAATTGAATGATTTGGGCTATCCGGTAGGCACAGAATTAAGCCCTGAACAAAGAGAGAGTTTAAAGAAAAGATTAGAAAAATTAGAAGATAAAGGAGGTAACGACTGATGAGACACAAACACGGATACCGCAAGCTTGGGAGAACCAGCTCGCACAGGAAGGCGTTATTAAAGAATTTAGCGATCGCTTTGATTGAGCATAACAAAATTGAAACAGGGATTTATAAAGCTAAGG from Helicobacter pylori harbors:
- a CDS encoding 30S ribosomal protein S11, with protein sequence MAKRNVTAKKKVVKKNIARGVVYISATFNNTNITITDEMGNVICWSTAGGLGFKGSKKSTPYAAQQAVESALSKAKEHGVKEVGIKVQGPGSGRETAIKSVGATEGVKVLWIKDITPLPHNGCRPPKRRRV
- the map gene encoding type I methionyl aminopeptidase, coding for MAISIKSPKEIKALRKAGELTAQALALLEREVRPGVSLLELDKMAEDFIKSSHARPAFKGLYGFPNSVCMSLNEVVIHGIPTDYVLQEGDIIGLDLGVEVDGYYGDSALTLPIGAISPQDEKLLACSKESLMHAINSIRVGMHFKELSQILESAITERGFVPLKGFCGHGIGKKPHEEPEIPNYLEKGVKANSGPKIKEGMVFCLEPMVCQKQGEPKILADKWSVVSVDGLNTSHHEHTIAIVGNKAVILTER
- a CDS encoding 50S ribosomal protein L15; the encoded protein is MGLENLKPAKGSVKKIKRVGRGQGSGMGKTATRGGKGQTARTGYKAKRGFEGGQQPLQRRLPKIGFRTKDSHIYSINVEKNGAIKNLEEITFSSLRALHHFPLYIEGVKLIGKDAKNLASKIKDERIKTSGQK
- the secY gene encoding preprotein translocase subunit SecY, which produces MNKAIASKILITLGFLFLYRVLAYIPIPGVDLAAIKAFFDSNSNNALGLFNMFSGNAVSRLSIISLGIMPYITSSIIMELLSATFPNLAKMKKERDGMQKYMQIVRYLTILITLIQAVSVSVGLRSISGGVNGAIMIDMQVFMIVSAFSMLTGTMLLMWIGEQITQRGVGNGISLIIFAGIVSGIPSAISGTFNLVNTGVINILMLIGIVLIVLATIFAIIYVELAERRIPISYARKVVMQNQNKRIMNYIPIKLNLSGVIPPIFASALLVFPSTILQQATSNKTLQAIADFLSPQGYAYNILMFLLIIFFAYFYSSIVFNSKDIADNLRRNGGYIPGLRPGEGTSSFLNSVASKLTLWGSLYLALISTVPWILVKAMGVPFYFGGTAVLIVVQVAIDTMKKIEAQIYMSKYKTLSAVGF
- the rpmJ gene encoding 50S ribosomal protein L36, with protein sequence MKVRPSVKKMCDKCKIIKRRGVIRVICATPKHKQRQG
- a CDS encoding DNA-directed RNA polymerase subunit alpha, producing the protein MKVIKTAPLIPSEIKVLEKEGNRVKISLAPFEFGYAVTLAHPIRRLLLLSSVGYAPVGLKIEGVHHEFDSLRGVTEDVSLFIMNLKNIRFIAKALVGQDSSLENQSVVVDYSFKGPMELRARDLNSEHIEIVNPEMPLATINEDAQLNFSLIIYKGMGYVPSENTRELMPEGYMPLDGSFTPIKKVVYEIENVLVEGDPNYEKIIFDIETDGQIDPYKAFLSAVKVMSKQLGVFGERPIANTEYSGDYAQRDDAKDLSAKIESMNLSARCFNCLDKIGIKYVGELVLMSEGELKGVKNMGKKSYDEIAEKLNDLGYPVGTELSPEQRESLKKRLEKLEDKGGND
- a CDS encoding translation initiation factor IF-1, encoding MARDDVIEVDGKVIEALPNATFKVELDNKHVVLCRISGKMRMHYIRIALGDRVKLELTPYSLDKGRITFRYK
- a CDS encoding 30S ribosomal protein S13, yielding MARIAGVDLPKKKRVEYALTYIYGIGLKSSREILEAVGISFDKRVHELSEDEVSSIAKKIQQSYLVEGDLRKKVQMDIKSLMDLGNYRGIRHRKGLPVRGQTTKNNARTRKGKKKTVGSK
- the rpsD gene encoding 30S ribosomal protein S4, with amino-acid sequence MARYRGAVERLERRFGVSLALKGERRLSGKSALDKRAYGPGQHGQRRAKTSDYGLQLKEKQKAKMMYGISEKQFRSIFVEANRLDGNTGENLIRLIERRLDNVVYRMGFATTRSSARQLVTHGHVLVDGKRLDIPSYFVRSGQKIEIKEKTKSNPQVVRAMELTAQTGIVPWIDVEKDKKYGIFTRYPEREEVVVPIEERLIVELYSK